From Glycine soja cultivar W05 chromosome 4, ASM419377v2, whole genome shotgun sequence, the proteins below share one genomic window:
- the LOC114409640 gene encoding uncharacterized protein LOC114409640 isoform X1 — MSYVDFPGGVVRMEPPMLGVEEECHSNESGWTMYIGSPRDEDAQHCDDDDDNHSLEEDYYDYEAAAAQHCDVESDDSMASDASSGPSKSKEQVKKNNKYCSEKKVEKKNEIMAFANSMDKAPAAVQNGSKVKGIACELEGTPSN, encoded by the exons ATGAGTTATGTAGATTTTCCAGGTGGTGTGGTGAG GATGGAGCCACCTATGTTGGGGGTTGAAGAGGAATGTCACAGCAATGAATCTGGATGGACCATGTACATAGGGTCCCCCAGAGACGAGGATGCACAACattgtgatgatgatgatgataatcatAGCCTAGAAGAAgattattatgattatgaagCAGCAGCAGCACAACATTGtgatgttgaaagtgacgatTCCATGGCTTCTGATGCATCTTCTGGCCCGAGTAAATCAAAGGAGCAAGTGAAGAAGAACAACAAGTATTGCTCAGAAAAAAAggtggaaaagaaaaatgagatcatGGCTTTCGCCAATAGCATGGATAAGGCTCCAGCAGCAGTTCAGAACGGCAGCAAAGTCAAg GGCATCGCATGTGAACTTGAAGGAACCCCTAGCAACTAG
- the LOC114409640 gene encoding uncharacterized protein LOC114409640 isoform X2, giving the protein MSYVDFPGGVVRMEPPMLGVEEECHSNESGWTMYIGSPRDEDAQHCDDDDDNHSLEEDYYDYEAAAAQHCDVESDDSMASDASSGPSKSKEQVKKNNKYCSEKKVEKKNEIMAFANSMDKAPAAVQNGSKVKVNKNYRVGTRKL; this is encoded by the exons ATGAGTTATGTAGATTTTCCAGGTGGTGTGGTGAG GATGGAGCCACCTATGTTGGGGGTTGAAGAGGAATGTCACAGCAATGAATCTGGATGGACCATGTACATAGGGTCCCCCAGAGACGAGGATGCACAACattgtgatgatgatgatgataatcatAGCCTAGAAGAAgattattatgattatgaagCAGCAGCAGCACAACATTGtgatgttgaaagtgacgatTCCATGGCTTCTGATGCATCTTCTGGCCCGAGTAAATCAAAGGAGCAAGTGAAGAAGAACAACAAGTATTGCTCAGAAAAAAAggtggaaaagaaaaatgagatcatGGCTTTCGCCAATAGCATGGATAAGGCTCCAGCAGCAGTTCAGAACGGCAGCAAAGTCAAggtgaataaaaattatagggTGGGAACAAGGAAATTATAG